In Bactrocera oleae isolate idBacOlea1 chromosome 5, idBacOlea1, whole genome shotgun sequence, a genomic segment contains:
- the ERp44 gene encoding endoplasmic reticulum resident protein 44 isoform X1, translating to MQFWSSRKCRFLAIFMVIYVFYNPTDSGAVDMNSENIDMTLASNELVFLNFYAEWCRFSNLLAPIFNEAADKVKEAFPEAGKVVLGRVDCDRETSIASRFHITKYPTLKVIRNGQLSKREYRGQRSAEAFLEFVRKQLEDPIKEFKSLKDLENLDSRKRIIIGYFDRRDQPEYDTFRKAATNLKEDCQFHVGFGDAAQAMHPPAVDADSDIKRGNAIFNFTLGNPIIVFRPDVALSHENDETYTGSLKNFDELKIWVQEKCVPLVREITFENAEELTEEGLPFLILFHKPDDTEAIKDYKAIIETQLLDEKQNINFLTADGQRFAHPLHHLGKSEDDLPLIAIDSFRHMYMFPKFEDMYQPGKLKQFLQDLYSGKLHREFHYGPDPSGNEVQTEVVMKIGKGTSPPESSFKKLGPSKNRYTLLHKDEL from the exons ATGCAGTTTTGGAGCAGTAGAAAATGTCGCTTCTTAGCAATATTTATG GTAATTTACGTATTTTATAATCCTACCGATTCTGGAGCAGTGGATATGAATAGTGAAAATATTGATATGACTTTag CTTCCAATGAATTGGTTTTTCTCAACTTCTACGCCGAGTGGTGTCGATTTAGTAATCTCCTCGCGCCAATATTCAATGAAGCTGCCGATAag GTCAAAGAGGCTTTTCCTGAAGCAGGCAAAGTAGTACTCGGAAGAGTTGATTGCGATCGCGAAACTTCGATTGCATCTCGTTTCCATATAACCAAATACCCAACACTTAAGGTGATACGCAATGGACAGCTGAGCAAGCGTGAATATCGTGGGCAACGCTCTGCGGAGGCGTTTTTGGAATTTGTACGCAAACAGCTTGAGGATCCCATCAAGGAGTTCAAGTCATTGAAAGATTTGGAAAATCTTGATTCACGGAAACGAATAATTATCGGTTATTTCGATCGTCGCGATCAGCCGGAGTATGATACTTTCCGTAAGGCTGCTACAAATTTGAAGGAGGATTGTCAATTCCATGTCGGTTTTGGTGATGCAGCCCAGGCTATGCATCCACCCG ctgTGGACGCTGACAGCGATATAAAGCGAGGTAATGcgattttcaattttacattag GCAACCCGATTATTGTGTTCCGTCCCGATGTTGCGCTCTCACATGAAAACGACGAAACCTATACCGGCAGCTTGAAAAACTTTGATGAGCTGAAGATTTGGGTGCAAGAAAAATGTGTGCCATTGGTGCGTGAAATTACATTCGAAAACGCAGAAGAGTTGACCGAAGAGGGCTTGCCATTTTTGATACTCTTCCACAAACCCGACGATACCGAAGCAATTAAAGACTACAAGGCAATTATCGAAACACAATTATTGGATGAAAAAC aGAATATCAATTTCCTTACCGCCGATGGCCAACGGTTTGCACATCCACTACACCATTTGGGTAAATCAGAGGATGACTTGCCATTGATTGCCATCGATTCATTCCGTCACATGTACATGTTCCCAAAGTTCGAAGATATGTATCAGCCTGGTAAACTAAAGCAGTTTTTGCAAGATTTATATAGTGGCAAATTGCACAG agAGTTCCATTATGGTCCTGATCCATCTGGCAATGAAGTGCAAACCGAGGTTGTAATGAAAATTGGCAAAGGCACTTCACCGCCCGAATCGAGTTTTAAGAAGTTGGGGCCATCGAAAAACCGTTATACATTACTGCATAAGGATGAGCTGTAA
- the ERp44 gene encoding endoplasmic reticulum resident protein 44 isoform X3, with protein sequence MQFWSSRKCRFLAIFMVIYVFYNPTDSGAVDMNSENIDMTLASNELVFLNFYAEWCRFSNLLAPIFNEAADKVKEAFPEAGKVVLGRVDCDRETSIASRFHITKYPTLKVIRNGQLSKREYRGQRSAEAFLEFVRKQLEDPIKEFKSLKDLENLDSRKRIIIGYFDRRDQPEYDTFRKAATNLKEDCQFHVGFGDAAQAMHPPGNPIIVFRPDVALSHENDETYTGSLKNFDELKIWVQEKCVPLVREITFENAEELTEEGLPFLILFHKPDDTEAIKDYKAIIETQLLDEKQNINFLTADGQRFAHPLHHLGKSEDDLPLIAIDSFRHMYMFPKFEDMYQPGKLKQFLQDLYSGKLHREFHYGPDPSGNEVQTEVVMKIGKGTSPPESSFKKLGPSKNRYTLLHKDEL encoded by the exons ATGCAGTTTTGGAGCAGTAGAAAATGTCGCTTCTTAGCAATATTTATG GTAATTTACGTATTTTATAATCCTACCGATTCTGGAGCAGTGGATATGAATAGTGAAAATATTGATATGACTTTag CTTCCAATGAATTGGTTTTTCTCAACTTCTACGCCGAGTGGTGTCGATTTAGTAATCTCCTCGCGCCAATATTCAATGAAGCTGCCGATAag GTCAAAGAGGCTTTTCCTGAAGCAGGCAAAGTAGTACTCGGAAGAGTTGATTGCGATCGCGAAACTTCGATTGCATCTCGTTTCCATATAACCAAATACCCAACACTTAAGGTGATACGCAATGGACAGCTGAGCAAGCGTGAATATCGTGGGCAACGCTCTGCGGAGGCGTTTTTGGAATTTGTACGCAAACAGCTTGAGGATCCCATCAAGGAGTTCAAGTCATTGAAAGATTTGGAAAATCTTGATTCACGGAAACGAATAATTATCGGTTATTTCGATCGTCGCGATCAGCCGGAGTATGATACTTTCCGTAAGGCTGCTACAAATTTGAAGGAGGATTGTCAATTCCATGTCGGTTTTGGTGATGCAGCCCAGGCTATGCATCCACCCG GCAACCCGATTATTGTGTTCCGTCCCGATGTTGCGCTCTCACATGAAAACGACGAAACCTATACCGGCAGCTTGAAAAACTTTGATGAGCTGAAGATTTGGGTGCAAGAAAAATGTGTGCCATTGGTGCGTGAAATTACATTCGAAAACGCAGAAGAGTTGACCGAAGAGGGCTTGCCATTTTTGATACTCTTCCACAAACCCGACGATACCGAAGCAATTAAAGACTACAAGGCAATTATCGAAACACAATTATTGGATGAAAAAC aGAATATCAATTTCCTTACCGCCGATGGCCAACGGTTTGCACATCCACTACACCATTTGGGTAAATCAGAGGATGACTTGCCATTGATTGCCATCGATTCATTCCGTCACATGTACATGTTCCCAAAGTTCGAAGATATGTATCAGCCTGGTAAACTAAAGCAGTTTTTGCAAGATTTATATAGTGGCAAATTGCACAG agAGTTCCATTATGGTCCTGATCCATCTGGCAATGAAGTGCAAACCGAGGTTGTAATGAAAATTGGCAAAGGCACTTCACCGCCCGAATCGAGTTTTAAGAAGTTGGGGCCATCGAAAAACCGTTATACATTACTGCATAAGGATGAGCTGTAA
- the ERp44 gene encoding endoplasmic reticulum resident protein 44 isoform X2: protein MQFWSSRKCRFLAIFMVIYVFYNPTDSGAVDMNSENIDMTLASNELVFLNFYAEWCRFSNLLAPIFNEAADKVKEAFPEAGKVVLGRVDCDRETSIASRFHITKYPTLKVIRNGQLSKREYRGQRSAEAFLEFVRKQLEDPIKEFKSLKDLENLDSRKRIIIGYFDRRDQPEYDTFRKAATNLKEDCQFHVGFGDAAQAMHPPAVDADSDIKRGNPIIVFRPDVALSHENDETYTGSLKNFDELKIWVQEKCVPLVREITFENAEELTEEGLPFLILFHKPDDTEAIKDYKAIIETQLLDEKQNINFLTADGQRFAHPLHHLGKSEDDLPLIAIDSFRHMYMFPKFEDMYQPGKLKQFLQDLYSGKLHREFHYGPDPSGNEVQTEVVMKIGKGTSPPESSFKKLGPSKNRYTLLHKDEL, encoded by the exons ATGCAGTTTTGGAGCAGTAGAAAATGTCGCTTCTTAGCAATATTTATG GTAATTTACGTATTTTATAATCCTACCGATTCTGGAGCAGTGGATATGAATAGTGAAAATATTGATATGACTTTag CTTCCAATGAATTGGTTTTTCTCAACTTCTACGCCGAGTGGTGTCGATTTAGTAATCTCCTCGCGCCAATATTCAATGAAGCTGCCGATAag GTCAAAGAGGCTTTTCCTGAAGCAGGCAAAGTAGTACTCGGAAGAGTTGATTGCGATCGCGAAACTTCGATTGCATCTCGTTTCCATATAACCAAATACCCAACACTTAAGGTGATACGCAATGGACAGCTGAGCAAGCGTGAATATCGTGGGCAACGCTCTGCGGAGGCGTTTTTGGAATTTGTACGCAAACAGCTTGAGGATCCCATCAAGGAGTTCAAGTCATTGAAAGATTTGGAAAATCTTGATTCACGGAAACGAATAATTATCGGTTATTTCGATCGTCGCGATCAGCCGGAGTATGATACTTTCCGTAAGGCTGCTACAAATTTGAAGGAGGATTGTCAATTCCATGTCGGTTTTGGTGATGCAGCCCAGGCTATGCATCCACCCG ctgTGGACGCTGACAGCGATATAAAGCGAG GCAACCCGATTATTGTGTTCCGTCCCGATGTTGCGCTCTCACATGAAAACGACGAAACCTATACCGGCAGCTTGAAAAACTTTGATGAGCTGAAGATTTGGGTGCAAGAAAAATGTGTGCCATTGGTGCGTGAAATTACATTCGAAAACGCAGAAGAGTTGACCGAAGAGGGCTTGCCATTTTTGATACTCTTCCACAAACCCGACGATACCGAAGCAATTAAAGACTACAAGGCAATTATCGAAACACAATTATTGGATGAAAAAC aGAATATCAATTTCCTTACCGCCGATGGCCAACGGTTTGCACATCCACTACACCATTTGGGTAAATCAGAGGATGACTTGCCATTGATTGCCATCGATTCATTCCGTCACATGTACATGTTCCCAAAGTTCGAAGATATGTATCAGCCTGGTAAACTAAAGCAGTTTTTGCAAGATTTATATAGTGGCAAATTGCACAG agAGTTCCATTATGGTCCTGATCCATCTGGCAATGAAGTGCAAACCGAGGTTGTAATGAAAATTGGCAAAGGCACTTCACCGCCCGAATCGAGTTTTAAGAAGTTGGGGCCATCGAAAAACCGTTATACATTACTGCATAAGGATGAGCTGTAA